ataagacaaggattatgaaatcatgaaataatagcacaaaaaaagcaacgctaattgttgtaatagacctatattttaaaaaataaaatttaaataactgcagccataataccatctttaaatttcacagtctgaaagcccatttcatactctttctggacaTGTGTTCAAtccattggtatagcttgtcatacctctaaacaatatacaatatacaacGAGATACaatatccaaattgattatttgtcagttttgtgttacaatacttccaacaaaaaagctatatagacacctcttaattacttttcaaagacagcttaaacacttctgtagagagacataaccatttgccaaacattttgtttataatgtATGTAATggtgcacccaatgtgggggtttgaaaaaaatctgcaatttttcttctgatttcacaagattgaaacacagtcagtatcaacacatacggcctacgaatgaatatgtggcatctataggtagcaatcattattcacagaatatttgaagtctttagcttgaaaaaaaattgaaataatgacatctgaactttgctgcagatttagatgagggcgccaatgtgccaaaaatcagaaggggggtaccatgttcaattttttttttctctggaagtattaggtataccaatctaatattttggctaagttggtttaaatggttactctttaggtggtaaaattttaaaggaaatctgagatggccaagcagaaggcatttgttgaattgaggtggaatgacccatccGTAACCTTATATGATGTTCGTAGTGGCAGTATACtcagaggcaaattgttacaggacaacctaaactgacttccccaatgcttccccgcagcacatttaattttaaaagcatataatataaGATGatcaaagtctatggacttgctatattaaatccagtagcctcataattaggctatgtgccacgtccgacatttaaaaatcgacagccgtctgtgagactatccaTTGTAACAGcatcatgaagagcaattgtcttgtgcgatcattccccctcccctacactcgtctaaccagttcacatAGGGGGGAATTCTTCCATTTGCGCGTAAATCGTgcgtaagctttttttttacgcAGTTCTGTTGCGCGAGCCACTGTTAAGCGGATTCTCCCATCTGCGCTTCTGTCACACCCACACCGTGCAAATTCGGAATCAAGGCGggcttatgaaagaggcgtgatttattttaaaaaaagaaccagactaatctaccacctccttaatttaggttgatatgaaaacgtggaacgtggactttctcattgacctcctgaatgccatttaaatccagaaagaacaccaaccagtctttgattttgaaaacgtatgcaaggtgaactgaataaagaactgcctacagtaaaatggtgcatcatcacatagcttaacaCTTAATTACTGCACGAAATTtcactttgttttgtttataaagagtcaagacgtgcttgaggtgtgtagatttataattcaaaaactcacggttgacaaaaaggtttcgctggcagctgcctcgcataatatcaatttatctatgctaagacatgtagactgacatctgcaACTTCGAACACAGTAGAGACAGACATAACGAGTTCAATCTCCATTGTAAACGAATTAAAAGACGAGAGAATAAACTATGCTGCTCCACtagtgcagacgtctgtgcaaatgtatggatgtcTTCAGTGAAGTTGGATAGAAACGGACAGAGTCGAACGAAGTATGCTATGGGATAATGACTTCtcgtcaagttaaaactgaagatcATAATCGGTAAGATCCAATACAgaaagtgggtgattataacgggattttcactatttaacaatgtagcctatgaagccagTGAAGGTAATGGCGCAAAATATGGCACccttacgcacccttacgcgcatgggagaattTCCTCCTTAGACattacctatatgcggcattgaggacgactgcctccctccccccctctctctcgacagacacttgagTCTGACActaattagaatagaatagaatagaatagaatatatacttttttgatcccgtgagggaaattcagttctctgcatttaacccaatttaaccgaattagtgaacacacagcacacagtgaacacacagtgaggtgaatcacacaacccagagcagtgagctgcctgcccaaccagcggcgctcggggagcagtgaggggttaggtgccttgctcaagggcactaattatgtaaatgtgaaaatgtgtgtgtgaatgctgaaccacaaattcacatattaacttaaAATTTAGAAAAATtagctcttttcagcagacatcgcaaacataaaaaaaattcgcaaaactgagaaaatcttacattaaatatatatatttttaaacgaTGCATGCCTTTTCTTGATGTGTTCCGGAGAGGTTTGTGGTGAGGGATTTGAACCCCGGTCACCAGCGTGCGCCACAGGTGCCTCAACCAGTAGTGCCACAGCTTGAGTCTTATTATTTTTTCACTCCTATGCCTATTTCGTATCCTTTGGTTTGCAGAGTAATCCTCATGAAAATGTAGGCTGTATGCCTACTTTcgcggggggcagagacatttttcaaagttaaTACCTAGGCCCTCTACGAAATAGAGCTTACCATGCCATACCAGTGCATGGCTTTGAATtagtgctgtcaatcgattaaaataATTAATCTCGATTAATCTCGTGAATGTCCTAGTTAACTCGTGATTAATCACATATTAATCACACATTTTTATCTGTTCAAAATGTCCCTTGATTTATCATTTtaatactcatatcaaagtaaagtggataggcttgctttgtgcaaatgttttttattattattattattgcaaacCACTGTATAGTGTTACAGCCATTCATGTCTGTAGTAATACTgtcaataagtaggctattgggACAGTTGACACAATGTTGGCAGCACCACTGAGCAAGAAACAAACATCTCTCCTCCTAGAAGTTCAGATactgcaataacataaaaaagctCTTAATTGTTATAGCCTAATTCAAGTCTAAttcaaacatctctctctctctctctctctctctctctctcaaacaatgACATTGTGGGGCTAGCTTACTGTTTTGCTTCTGGTTACAGCCGGGTCCTGTAGTTTTCTAACGAGGCCACAGCAGTTTATGAAAAAACTTCTCACAGGTCAGGAAGAGCGTTAATCTCGCGATAAAAAAATAACGCTGTTAAATTGTTTTGCGCTAACGCTTCAATAACGCAATATTTTTGACagcagtgcaatactcaattcatccattctatgtcctaaGGTATTACAagcaggggtgccaataattgtgggtGACATGTTTTCGTTAAAATATTGATTTCTTTATGAAATTTCCTTTCACTCGGAATAAACTGGCCTCCCTTCAATGTTGGcgttttcctcattgttttcattgtgcgTTTACAATAAGTCaccaaaagattatttttatacctgttttagtcaactttagcagagGTGTCAATGATTTTGGAGGGTACTATATCAATATTATTGATTCTCAGGATTCAGATTTTACTTTACCGGATGTAACTTTCCAACCACCATGTCTTTGGCCATCTCCCGAGCATCTGTGGAGTGACCAACATCTTCAAAGCTCTCAGTAGCATCACCTCCACCTTGCTCTCTCAaaacctcttctcctcctgggTGCTGTTAACATAACAGTGTTAGATGAGTATGCCATTAACATGTTGCAGGTACATCATAGCACAATTACGAAATCATAGGCCCTTAATATTAGTAAGTAAGTCATTTGTATAGCAGTTAAAAGACAGAGTTTAAAAGAGGATTCAGGCACCAACTGACACCTCCAGAcataaaaccaaaacaaaagtacagagacagacataaatatacaaacaaaataaaagtagCATCAATCCAATGTTCCACAGGCTTGATGACTTAAAAACAAGAGAGTCCAAAGAGATGGTTTTTTAGTAGATATTTAAAAACAGTCACAGATGCTGATTTGAGGTCTTGTGGTAAGCTGTTCCAGAGGCGTGATCCATGGATACTGAAAGCAGGGTCAattttgtgtgtgcaggcgtgctTGGGATGCAGATCTTCATGGTCATGATGGAGTGTAAACATGTTTAACATGTTTGTTGCATTACCTGGAGCGTGACCATTTCATGATTTAAAAACAGTCAATGCCATTTCATACTGGATTCTAACAAGAAGCCAGTGCAAAGCCACCAGTACTGGAGTGATGTGTTCTTCTTTCCTTGGGTTGATAAGCAATCTAGCGGCTGCATTTAGTACTAACTGTAATCTTGCAAGAGATGATTTGTTCATAATATAATGGGCATTACAATAGTCCAGTCTGAAAGTAAGCTTAATAAAAGCATGACTTTCTCAAGGTCTGctgcagtaaaaaaaatattaatttagctaTGTTTTTTAGCTTAAAtacaacaaagacaacaaaattgACTTGTTTGTAAATTGAAAATGTCTGTATGTCACTCAATAACTAGCTCATTGGTTTCCAGGCAGTCCACTGGAGCAAAGCAAGCAGTGACAAACTGTCCTTTTGCAACTTCTTTGCTCTTTTATACTTCTTCATTCAATTTCACCGTTACATGTGACCAGAGTGAAATGTTTATAGTCTTTGTGTCTATTTCACCTAATTTAAAGGTGTTTAACTTCCACAGCTTCTGTTTGATGATATGTTATCAGACTGTGGCTAGGACTTAGAACTCAGGAATTGCTAAGAAGAAGAAAGTTATTTCAAAATATTCATACCAAGTTAAAAATTATGGTTTTCAGATCACTGGCGAATGGTGCACCACCAACAACAATCATCGCTGGACCTCtacacatttttttctacaCTCAAAAAAGTGACTTGTAAATGTGTAAAATCACGTGTAAGCTCAGGGACAACACAATGTTGTGTCACTTTCAAGCAATTGTGTGGCTGGGTAAAAAGTGAAATATATGTGTTGCGGGTACACATTTGTTTGGGGTTTTTATTTTAGATAGCTGAAATCtttcagccagccagccacacaaCTTGAAGTTGACACCAAATGTATGACACCAGATGCATAATTTTTAACACAATGAGACAGTGTATAGTTGTAACACAGGGATAGTTgaaacatcaccatttccacagAACAGGAATAAGATATTGGACATATGATCACCTCAGCACTTGCACCACTCCACCACTATCCGACATGGTGATTTTTAAGCCTATATAATGTCACCCGTTCTAATTTGGCAAAGGAAAAGGTGATTTTGGCATAAGAAAGTGAAATTTTTCACCACGACTATATTTTTCTCAGTACTTTTACCATTGAAGACACAATCACATGCCTCATATTATATTAAACTGTAGTCTCTGAGGCAAAACATGATGCATTTCATCCAAGCATAAACCAAAGCACTAGGCCTACACAGCAAGATACATATGGCTGTCAGGGATCGGGGTAGGTTGTAACACTTATATGTACACACTTATGTATGTGTCATTTTAATCATCATTTAATGTAATTTCTCTGCCATTGTTTTGTCAGTTGTAGCTTATCAACACTGGCACATCTGTAGTACAAGTTTTGTGCAATGTtttatagcctactatcaagTCAAATttacacagagaaaaacacacacacacacacacacacacacacacacacacacacacacacactcacaaacacacccctacacacatctaacacacaaacatacacacacacacgaccacataCAAAGGTTATGGCCattcaaagagaaacagaattAAAGTTTTCTTGTGTTCATACACCTATTTCAATGCcccaaacatgtttttgaaaaatATTGCATGGTTTGACCTCTCTTTTTATGTCTTTTATCTAGCTGTTACACTTACCCCAGTATGTGTTACAACCCACCCCGTAGTGGGGTGGGTTGTAACAAAGGGTCACCTTGTATTTTACACCAGATTACAAGGTCTGTAATTTTCTTGCAGAAATTTGAGTTGGTTCTATCTGAAGTAGACAAATGTGggtattttgaaaaaaaggtTACAGGATTGTAAAAAATGAGCGAGTTACAGGTGCTGGAAAAAAagtgttacaatcatacccggtctccccTACATCATAGCAGAATGGATaatgaaaatacatttgaaaaCTACTTCAATGCAAACATTTTCCCATGTGAGAATTGGTTGGTTCACTTTCATGACAccattaccaaaaaaaaaaaaaaaaactgaagtaGGCCTGGGCTACAAAACTCTATAATGTCCTATATAATATTGTGCATATGAGCAAGTAGCTTATTCTTCCTAAACTAGTTTTGACCATAGACAGGAAAAGCTTCAAACAGTGTTATTTTTTGTAAGGGCAATGACGTACTACGTAATGACCATGCCTAGTTGTCTTGACCCGTCGCACCCTCACCTCAAGTGAACCTAAAGCTACAGCTCATGCAGGACAATATCAGTGGGCACGTCCTTTATGTAGCCAACGTAGGCTATATTACTCCTGACAGAAAGCTACATGGGGAAACTGTGTGAATCGTCCAAGTAGACCATGAGATAACGTCAACACTAGCATACCCGGTCACTTAATTTAATGGGCTAACTGAAAATGCTGTTTGCAGTGGCCTACCAGCAGAAGGAAAGACTCCCACCTCTTCCAGAAATTTTGTGACATCGTAAATATTGTGGTTGATGATAATCCATGTACTCTTAAAAGTGTTCCGTTGCTCCACTTCTGTCAGTCTGTAATATTGTACAGCGCCATCATTTGCGCCGTCTTCGTCCATTATCAAGCAGTACTAAACAGTCTGACCGTTTCACTTTTATAGTGTAGTTTACAACTCAAATAAACAGGtaaattacagtaggctacaaaatcTTAGAACACGGCTGAGTCTACAGATGACTTCCTTCCTTCGTGAAATAGACACTCCCATTATTTCAACTTCCTCGTCTGATTGGATATTTTGGTGCCTTTGTGTCATGCTGGTACTTTCTGATTGGTTCGTGTTTGACACTCAAATTATGCAATCATTATTAACAATTCAGGACAAAGTTGAACAGGGTAGAGTTCGCCAACAGAGTGATCACAGTGAGTCAGCAATGATCAcgtataggcctagcctatctAAATGGGGGGGGAAAAGTTTTAGGCTTAGCCTATAAGCCTATGTCAACAAAAGTGGATCCATTCACTttcgttatttttttttaaatggcctCCCTTGGACTTATTTTCCATTTTACAAAAATGTGTTAAAATAAGTTATTTTATAAAAAGCCTATCAAAAGCCTTAAATTGACCAAGGCCCTTTTCCTTAAATTTTCAGGCGAATTAACTCATGATTCAGTGTAATTTTGAGCGATATTAGAAGCCCCAAAATGGTTTTCCGTTCAGCAGACTGAATTAAAATGATGAGctagaaaataaaaatgatatTATAGGCTATTGTCCCTCTCAATGCACATTGTTCTACTGTGCTATATGGTTTTCCATCAACTTCTCACACTACCGACACTTGTAGGCAAGTGAAAGTATCAAAGGTGGCCAGCCTACGTGCCTAAAAAGGCTTCCACACAAAGGTGTGCCAAGGGATCCAAACTTCTCAATGAATGCTGATTCCATTACATTGGAAATCCTGTTGGAAAATGTAGTGTTATGAagtgtaataactagaaatgcaattcccagGAATTACCAGTCCATGACAATGCCAAAAATGAAACgtaaaatataatttgttaattaacaaaacaaaaagagatagagagagatggggttaaACAGCGAATGAGgatttcatttacagtatgttgttataAGTTATGTATTTTTAGAGTTGCTTGCTATGGAGGTTACTAAGTAGCAATTGAATTAGACACAGATATTGATGAGTGTTTTTAAACAGTTTAATGGACGTTGATAGACTAATATTTTAATTTATgtggatagacagatagacagtttaataaaTGGTctgaagtaaatggatggagagaaagttgaAGGGAAGGTTAGATAGATGGAGACAAGGTAATACATGCTGGTTATGGTGGTTCCTACGTTGACAtagtggtggttgctaggttgttgctagggtaattgagattgttaggtgttgctaagacacataataataataataatacatttcatttgtattgcactttatattatggacaatctcaaagtgctacaaaattataatgcaaatggataacagataaagacagataaaaaataatgcaatataaaatagattatatacatacataccgtaaaacttcaaacaatagccgagtctcaaatagacgcatgtctcttttaaacgcctggtgtggctacagatttggggtaaaggccggtctccaacagaagcctggtctgtttttttagtttcgggttgtatttattcttataccCGTCAGATCGCCAGCATGGTGCAGATTGCGCACACTACATTTATAATTGCATgactgcggaggtgaaagccagaGTTCCAAATGCTTAACTTTTTTCGACATTGGCCTATGTCCTGCATTACttaattaatgccattttttttacatttgcgcactagacaacatattttatcacgaactttctttgtttagtttcactttctctcgtttctccgcgtttctccGCATTTCTCTCAATACCGtggcggaaaagaaaaagacttgatttaaatgacatttaagctgacagttgtgaaatttgccaaacaaaattcgggagaagcagcggcaagatatttctcggttgatccaaagagggtgcgtaaaggctgagctaacgtctgtctccaaagagggagagccctgcgcatcgggagctgcgcaagcaaagcaggcaagtggaggagagcgatgaggaggaggaattcgcaaatcaacttgtagtagcctagttgaggatcacggtgatagcgattaataggatcatttttaatcacacgattgcagttgttttacagggtagcattcattctttattgttgatgtgttatcaggggcaacaagttcacaggttcagcccgctgtcacatcgttttgttaggcctattttaagctgccaataatttaagacatatctaatatagtaggctaattctaatatgatctgatttgtgaaacacattcgaattataggctaaataaagtagcctaccgtaATATAATGTGGTAACCTCCTGTCATCATGCTTTCCGTCTGCTTATGCTATTGGGTAGTTATTTATAATCCTACAATAAACCTACACTCAACTAGCAACACTAAATTAAACGCCTGTCTCATATAGAcgcctgtctcaaatacacgccggtgcattttagcgatttggcaaaataaaagcccgggctattgtttggagttttacggtacacacacacacacacacacacacacacacacacactcacacacacatacaacacacacacacacacacacacacacatcaacaaaatacatttaacagaaagcttttttaaaaagatatgttttcaaagttttttttaaaagtgttcaatgtctgtggggccctcaggtcgtcagggagggcatt
This is a stretch of genomic DNA from Sardina pilchardus chromosome 19, fSarPil1.1, whole genome shotgun sequence. It encodes these proteins:
- the LOC134066202 gene encoding cytochrome b5 isoform X2 — its product is MDEDGANDGAVQYYRLTEVEQRNTFKSTWIIINHNIYDVTKFLEEHPGGEEVLREQGGGDATESFEDVGHSTDAREMAKDMVVGKLHPLVVKLADSRSCCCHCDSNVPYVHA
- the LOC134066202 gene encoding cytochrome b5 isoform X1, which produces MDEDGANDGAVQYYRLTEVEQRNTFKSTWIIINHNIYDVTKFLEEHPGGEEVLREQGGGDATESFEDVGHSTDAREMAKDMVVGKLHPDDWEKIAKPPESLVTTVHETRSWWSNWLIPGLAAAIVTVMYRMYMPDE